A genome region from Gigantopelta aegis isolate Gae_Host chromosome 3, Gae_host_genome, whole genome shotgun sequence includes the following:
- the LOC121367407 gene encoding FMRFamide-activated amiloride-sensitive sodium channel-like, translated as MRMDSGETQIDGYFKTFVPYPMDYNKIQRKSVDHKQKISNGNARGRQQQPIKYSSNGKFAFYNDQDRMLKQRHQQCNRTALSLIAELGSESNAHGFAKIVTSVDTKRKVIWALLVIIGFTAATLQLSLLVRKYLQFQVVEVSEIKDSMPVEFPSVTLCNIEPMSWRKVRTLFDNPSSELMTWLRFLDSDSFTFGDQQAHLTSIRAFYENLGEEAKYISHDINDFLIHCRFNDEICSVENFTTTFDGNYFNCFTFNMGDMEEKLLMHATGPQNGLSLIISLDNDDPPFGTYGIYHLNSNILHSAGVRVVVHAPNTMPSPVNHGFDVPPGYSSSIGLKAVLHSRLSEPYGNCTTEGLMGSQKYRNTFFSCLQLCKQRIIITKCGCKSSGLPEVLDNNITFCGVIPNWKHILLHQSNNSEAKAIRIHTLACEQTVLQEMANDRSYEISCKCFQPCRETTFQKSVSLSYWPLEFYQYDALQLFYGESIEQNFMHEAYTFLKKLANMTQIMIEKNDTRTENILKQSYTLTQKEQAERASNLIRQNLLRLNIYLEDLSVVEFRQLPGYDLADLFADIGGTLGLWMGISVLTIMELMELIIRLFLLLFNSEKKLPDHDALSNGMLDHERDYEYETHTESPV; from the coding sequence AGGCCGCCAACAACAACCCATAAAATATTCAAGCAATGGGAAGTTTGCTTTTTACAATGACCAAGACAGAATGTTAAAGCAGCGACACCAGCAATGCAACAGAACTGCCTTGTCCCTTATTGCCGAGCTTGGGTCTGAAAGCAACGCTCACGGATTTGCCAAAATCGTCACGTCGGTCGACACGAAGAGGAAAGTAATCTGGGCTCTGTTGGTGATCATCGGCTTCACGGCGGCGACGCTGCAGCTGTCCCTGCTGGTGCGGAAGTACCTCCAGTTCCAGGTGGTTGAGGTGTCAGAGATCAAGGACAGCATGCCCGTGGAGTTCCCCTCAGTGACGCTGTGCAACATCGAGCCCATGTCATGGCGCAAGGTGCGGACGTTGTTTGACAACCCAAGCAGTGAGCTGATGACGTGGCTGCGGTTCCTGGACAGCGACAGCTTCACGTTTGGAGACCAGCAGGCCCACCTCACGTCCATCAGGGCCTTCTACGAGAACCTGGGTGAAGAGGCCAAATACATCAGCCACGACATAAACGATTTCCTAATCCACTGTAGATTCAACGACGAAATCTGTTCCGTGGAAAATTTTACAACGACGTTCGATGGTAACTACTTCAATTGTTTCACTTTCAATATGGGCGATATGGAGGAAAAGCTTCTCATGCATGCTACCGGACCGCAGAACGGTCTGTCTTTGATTATTTCGTTGGATAATGATGACCCACCGTTCGGTACATATGGAATATATCATCTTAATTCCAATATTCTGCACAGTGCTGGTGTGAGAGTTGTGGTGCATGCTCCGAACACCATGCCGAGTCCTGTGAATCATGGTTTTGATGTTCCACCcggatattcatcttcaattgGATTAAAAGCTGTGTTACACTCGCGGTTATCAGAACCGTATGGAAACTGTACCACTGAGGGCCTAATGGGTTCTCAGAAATACAGGAACACATTTTTCTCCTGTTTGCAATTATGCAAACAAAGGATTATTATTACTAAGTGTGGATGTAAGTCTTCCGGATTACCGGAGGTGCTGGATAACAATATTACATTCTGTGGAGTTATTCCCAACTGGAAACACATTCTGTTGCATCAGAGTAACAATTCGGAGGCCAAAGCAATCCGAATCCACACTCTGGCCTGTGAACAGACGGTGCTGCAGGAGATGGCTAACGACAGGAGTTACGAGATATCCTGCAAATGCTTCCAGCCTTGTCGCGAGACAACCTTCCAGAAGTCGGTGTCTCTGTCCTACTGGCCGCTGGAGTTCTACCAGTATGATGCCCTGCAGCTCTTCTACGGAGAGTCCATCGAACAGAACTTCATGCATGAGGCgtacacgtttttaaaaaagctGGCTAACATGACGCAGATCATGATAGAGAAAAATGACACACGTACAGAGAACATCTTAAAGCAGAGTTACACACTGACACAGAAGGAGCAAGCGGAGCGGGCGTCCAATCTTATTCGCCAGAATTTGCTTCGCCTGAATATATACCTGGAGGATCTGAGCGTGGTGGAGTTCCGCCAGTTACCAGGATATGACCTGGCAGACCTGTTTGCCGATATCGGTGGAACACTTGGTCTGTGGATGGGTATCTCTGTGTTGACAATCATGGAGCTGATGGAGTTAATCATTCGTCTTTTTCTGTTGCTGTTTAATTCAGAGAAAAAGCTACCAGACCATGATGCTCTGTCAAATGGTATGCTAGATCATGAACGGGATTACGAGTATGAAACTCACACTGAGTCTCCTGTATGA